A region of Desulfolithobacter dissulfuricans DNA encodes the following proteins:
- a CDS encoding tetratricopeptide repeat protein, with amino-acid sequence MKKIRSLAVAGSCLFLLCQCASQDEIRDLSYQIRVVNQKVEEVKSSTVNQLRKRQASSVSRLDEVSEEVLQLKSQLEENAHLATRFREQTKEDIASIQGMIGQLRTENSDRAAQLEARLDQIEARVNQLAASLEQMRKARIQAAEERAREAARRAEEARKRTVVAASAGTDGSSFVRILADRRKRKVGSDQVVVAQPAAAPQQKKTPAVQKTSRPETAVTTQPAPAGDLFSQGMAEFKAGKYKDAYRIFEQVLAENPSGKKAARTLFYMAECLFAQGEYDLAILDYQKVISNHARDPHTPTALLKQGISFEKLTDNETAKIIYKKLIKDYPDTPEAEKARKRLEKL; translated from the coding sequence ATGAAAAAAATACGTTCTCTGGCTGTTGCCGGCAGCTGTCTGTTTCTGCTCTGTCAATGTGCGTCCCAGGATGAGATCCGGGATCTGAGTTATCAGATCCGGGTGGTCAACCAAAAGGTGGAGGAGGTCAAGAGCTCCACCGTCAACCAGTTGCGAAAACGCCAGGCCAGCTCTGTCAGCCGTCTTGACGAGGTGAGCGAAGAGGTTCTGCAGCTCAAGTCCCAGCTGGAAGAAAACGCCCACCTGGCCACCAGGTTTCGGGAGCAGACCAAGGAAGATATTGCCTCTATCCAGGGGATGATCGGGCAGCTGCGGACGGAAAACAGCGACCGGGCGGCCCAGTTGGAAGCGCGGCTCGACCAGATTGAGGCCCGGGTAAATCAGCTTGCCGCAAGCCTTGAGCAGATGCGCAAGGCCCGGATCCAGGCCGCGGAGGAGCGGGCCCGCGAGGCCGCCAGGCGGGCCGAGGAGGCCAGGAAACGGACAGTGGTGGCTGCCTCGGCCGGTACGGACGGGAGCAGTTTTGTCCGGATCCTGGCCGATCGCAGAAAGCGCAAGGTTGGCAGTGACCAGGTGGTGGTAGCCCAGCCGGCAGCCGCACCGCAGCAGAAAAAAACTCCGGCGGTGCAGAAGACCAGTCGGCCAGAAACCGCGGTAACCACCCAGCCGGCCCCGGCCGGGGATCTCTTCAGCCAGGGCATGGCTGAGTTCAAGGCCGGCAAGTACAAGGATGCCTACCGGATTTTTGAGCAGGTGCTGGCTGAAAATCCCAGTGGCAAAAAGGCTGCCAGGACCCTTTTTTACATGGCAGAGTGCCTGTTCGCCCAGGGCGAGTATGATCTGGCGATCCTCGATTACCAGAAGGTGATTTCCAATCATGCCCGGGATCCACATACTCCCACGGCACTTCTGAAACAGGGCATCTCCTTTGAGAAACTGACCGATAACGAAACCGCCAAGATCATCTATAAAAAACTGATCAAGGACTATCCCGACACTCCTGAGGCTGAAAAGGCCCGTAAACGGCTGGAGAAGCTGTAG
- a CDS encoding NAD(P)/FAD-dependent oxidoreductase — MAENPYDVVIIGAGPAGIQAAIHASRKKTSVLMLGRIENSALYNAHIENYACLDGVHEGRELLEAGMAQVKRFGTEVSPEDVLKIGQEGELFSLDLESGRTITTRSLIFCMGVSKKKLGVPGEKEFAGRGVSYCVDCDANFYRGATVAVAGNRSAAIDGALTLLGYADKVYLIARELRASDDLLERLKSSEVEVIEGTWVKEILGENAVTGLRLEDDRELEVEGIFIELGSKGALELATQIGVMLDSEFFKYIDTTRKQETNIPGIYAAGDICGPPYQMAKAVGEGCVAGMEAATYARRQKRAG; from the coding sequence ATGGCAGAAAATCCATATGATGTCGTAATAATAGGAGCAGGCCCGGCTGGTATCCAGGCGGCCATCCACGCGTCACGGAAAAAGACCAGCGTACTCATGCTTGGCAGGATAGAAAACAGCGCCCTGTACAACGCCCATATCGAAAACTACGCCTGCCTCGACGGGGTCCACGAGGGACGCGAACTCCTGGAAGCCGGCATGGCCCAGGTCAAACGGTTCGGGACCGAGGTCTCGCCCGAGGACGTATTGAAAATCGGCCAGGAAGGCGAACTTTTCTCCCTTGACCTGGAGAGTGGCCGGACCATCACCACCCGGAGCCTCATCTTCTGCATGGGCGTGTCCAAGAAAAAACTCGGCGTTCCCGGTGAAAAAGAGTTTGCCGGCCGCGGGGTCAGCTACTGCGTGGACTGTGATGCCAACTTCTACCGCGGCGCCACCGTGGCCGTGGCCGGCAACCGCAGCGCGGCCATCGACGGGGCCCTTACCCTGCTTGGCTATGCCGACAAGGTGTACCTCATTGCCCGCGAGCTCAGGGCCTCGGACGACCTGCTCGAACGTCTCAAGTCCAGCGAGGTGGAGGTGATCGAAGGGACCTGGGTCAAGGAAATCCTCGGCGAAAATGCGGTGACCGGCCTGCGCCTGGAAGACGACCGGGAACTGGAAGTGGAGGGTATCTTCATCGAGTTGGGCTCCAAGGGAGCCCTGGAGCTGGCCACTCAGATCGGCGTCATGCTGGACTCGGAATTCTTCAAATACATCGACACCACTCGCAAACAGGAAACCAACATCCCGGGCATCTACGCCGCCGGCGACATCTGCGGCCCGCCGTACCAGATGGCCAAGGCCGTGGGCGAGGGGTGCGTGGCCGGCATGGAGGCCGCCACCTATGCCCGCAGGCAGAAAAGGGCCGGCTGA
- a CDS encoding Zn-binding domain-containing protein — translation MISTSALELGIDIGNLDICILVGYPGSMMATWQRAGRVGRAGQESLVVLIGHEDALDQHFMRHPDDFFQREVEPVTLNPDNRIIAEQHLVCAAAELPLTADDPHLDPKRFPGLLDKLTGQGALLQSADGTTWFAARKYPQRQVDLRGSGARFHIFRRDNRELLGEVDGLRAVKECHPGAIYLHMARTWHVDSLDLEGREVLVRPVSVPYFTRPMTTKVTEILETLATVNCGATRVHYGILRVTETITGYAKYLVGSQKMIGRFPLDLPPQIFETRGLWIDIPTWIQHRLEKQQMHFMGGIHALEHAVIGIMPLMVLCDRNDIGGISHPFHEQAGGPAVFIYDGHAGGIGLTEKGFSGIQTLLEQTRKTVSGCGCDRGCPSCVHSPKCGSGNRPIDKHACLHLLNLLLGPGRKDKQRTRRPKTPSRPLRTMEIASATNDRPAVSSGHHRPEKKGPDTQNTQDIQKIQKILPERWGVFDVETQLSAQEVGGWHRAHLMRISVAVLYDSRKDRCLHFTEERIDELLDHLFSLDMVVGFNNKRFDNRVLSYYTSRKLSTLPSFDILEEISAQLGYRLSLDRLAENTLGIQKSGNGLQALEWFRQGRMDILTRYCQKDVEITRELFLFGLRQRYLLFRNKAGQVVRLPVRFENTIHRLVEGPQTP, via the coding sequence GTGATTTCCACCTCGGCCCTGGAACTGGGGATCGATATCGGCAACCTGGATATCTGCATCCTGGTGGGCTATCCCGGCTCCATGATGGCCACCTGGCAGAGGGCCGGCCGGGTGGGCCGGGCAGGACAGGAGTCCCTGGTCGTTCTCATCGGCCACGAAGATGCCCTGGACCAGCACTTCATGCGCCATCCCGATGATTTTTTCCAGCGCGAAGTGGAGCCGGTCACCCTTAACCCGGACAACCGTATCATTGCCGAACAGCATCTGGTCTGCGCCGCTGCCGAGTTGCCCCTGACGGCCGATGATCCCCACCTTGATCCTAAACGATTTCCCGGCCTGCTCGACAAACTCACCGGTCAGGGAGCGCTTCTGCAGTCTGCCGACGGGACCACCTGGTTTGCAGCCAGAAAATACCCCCAGCGGCAGGTGGACCTGCGGGGCAGCGGCGCCCGGTTCCATATTTTCAGGCGGGACAACCGCGAACTGCTGGGGGAGGTGGACGGGTTGCGGGCCGTCAAGGAGTGCCATCCCGGCGCCATCTATCTGCACATGGCCAGGACCTGGCACGTGGACAGCCTGGATCTGGAAGGGCGAGAGGTCCTGGTCAGGCCGGTATCGGTCCCCTACTTTACCCGGCCCATGACCACCAAGGTCACCGAAATCCTTGAGACCCTGGCCACCGTAAACTGCGGCGCCACCAGGGTTCATTATGGTATCCTCCGGGTAACGGAAACCATCACCGGCTACGCCAAGTATCTGGTCGGCTCCCAGAAGATGATCGGCCGCTTTCCCCTGGATCTGCCACCGCAGATCTTTGAAACCAGGGGACTGTGGATCGATATTCCGACCTGGATACAGCATCGGCTGGAAAAACAGCAGATGCACTTCATGGGCGGCATCCATGCCCTGGAACATGCGGTCATAGGTATCATGCCGCTGATGGTCCTCTGTGACCGCAACGATATCGGCGGTATTTCCCATCCCTTCCATGAGCAGGCAGGTGGACCGGCCGTCTTCATCTATGACGGCCATGCCGGTGGCATCGGACTGACCGAAAAGGGATTCTCCGGTATCCAGACCCTGCTGGAACAGACCCGCAAAACGGTCAGCGGCTGCGGTTGTGACCGGGGCTGCCCCTCCTGTGTCCATTCTCCCAAGTGCGGTTCCGGCAACCGGCCCATCGACAAGCACGCCTGCCTCCATCTCCTGAACCTGCTCCTGGGTCCGGGACGGAAGGATAAACAACGGACCAGGCGACCGAAGACACCCTCCCGGCCTTTACGAACCATGGAGATCGCCTCGGCAACAAACGACCGGCCAGCCGTCTCCTCAGGCCACCACCGACCGGAGAAAAAGGGACCAGATACACAAAACACACAAGATATACAAAAAATACAAAAAATCCTGCCGGAGCGCTGGGGTGTCTTCGACGTGGAGACCCAGCTCTCGGCCCAGGAGGTGGGCGGATGGCACCGGGCCCACCTGATGCGTATTTCGGTGGCCGTGCTCTATGACAGTCGGAAGGATCGTTGCCTCCATTTTACCGAGGAACGGATCGATGAGCTCCTCGACCACCTCTTTTCCCTCGATATGGTGGTCGGGTTCAACAACAAACGTTTTGACAACCGGGTGCTCTCCTACTACACCTCCAGGAAGCTCTCCACCCTGCCATCGTTTGACATCCTGGAAGAGATATCCGCCCAGCTCGGCTACCGCCTCAGCCTGGACCGACTGGCGGAAAACACCCTGGGAATACAGAAGAGCGGCAATGGACTGCAGGCCCTCGAATGGTTCAGGCAGGGCAGAATGGATATCCTGACCAGGTACTGTCAGAAGGATGTGGAGATCACCAGGGAGCTGTTCCTGTTCGGACTCAGGCAGCGCTACCTGCTGTTTCGAAACAAGGCCGGCCAGGTCGTGCGGCTGCCGGTACGGTTCGAAAATACGATCCACCGGCTCGTGGAAGGCCCGCAGACCCCGTGA
- the tolQ gene encoding protein TolQ — protein MDISIWHMIAGAGLMVKLVMFTLLVFSVVSWAIIIMKQVMFRRTTRESEEFLEQFWESKTLSDAYESAKDFPLSPEAAVFMSGFSELKKISAVRNSQQGSETLEMQLATMDNLKRAVRKAHLIEMDRLGRSLSFLATTGSATPFIGLFGTVWGIMTSFKDIGMRGSASLAVVAPGISEALVATAAGLAVAIPAVIYYNFYSGKLADFDSDIENFSTDFLNLIERDFLTRS, from the coding sequence GTGGATATCTCGATTTGGCACATGATTGCCGGCGCCGGGCTGATGGTGAAGCTGGTGATGTTCACCCTGCTGGTTTTTTCGGTGGTTTCCTGGGCGATCATTATCATGAAACAGGTGATGTTTCGCCGCACCACCAGGGAGTCCGAGGAGTTTCTCGAGCAGTTCTGGGAAAGCAAGACCTTAAGCGATGCCTATGAGTCGGCCAAGGATTTTCCCTTGAGTCCAGAAGCTGCGGTTTTCATGTCCGGCTTCAGCGAGCTGAAAAAGATCAGCGCGGTCCGTAACTCGCAGCAGGGCAGTGAAACTCTGGAGATGCAGCTTGCCACCATGGATAATCTCAAAAGGGCCGTTCGCAAGGCCCACCTCATCGAGATGGATCGGCTCGGTCGATCCCTGTCCTTCCTGGCCACCACCGGCTCCGCCACTCCGTTCATCGGTCTGTTCGGAACGGTATGGGGCATCATGACTTCCTTCAAGGATATCGGCATGCGAGGTTCCGCCTCCCTGGCGGTGGTGGCGCCGGGTATCTCCGAGGCCCTGGTCGCCACCGCGGCCGGTCTGGCCGTTGCCATCCCGGCGGTGATCTATTATAATTTCTATTCCGGCAAGTTGGCTGATTTCGATTCAGATATCGAGAATTTTTCAACGGATTTTCTTAATCTGATCGAACGTGATTTTCTGACCCGCAGTTGA
- a CDS encoding SH3 domain-containing protein, translated as MKLKLQHGLFVIVACAVLLGFAAGSALAAEYVSVVKDGVNMRSGPDTKYEVLYELPAGYPLKVLGRKGKWLKVVDFEGSKGWIYSSLVDKTPHVIVTVKTEANVRSGPGTKYKKIGSVAREVILKKVDQKGDWVKVSHPQLTGWIHKKLIWP; from the coding sequence ATGAAGTTGAAACTACAGCATGGTCTTTTTGTGATTGTTGCCTGTGCGGTGCTGCTTGGCTTTGCCGCCGGTTCTGCCCTGGCTGCCGAGTATGTCAGCGTGGTCAAGGACGGGGTCAACATGCGTTCCGGTCCGGATACCAAGTATGAGGTTCTCTACGAGCTTCCGGCCGGCTATCCTCTCAAGGTGCTTGGGCGGAAGGGCAAGTGGCTCAAGGTGGTGGATTTCGAGGGCTCCAAGGGCTGGATCTACTCCTCCCTGGTGGACAAGACACCCCATGTGATCGTCACGGTGAAGACCGAGGCCAATGTCCGCTCCGGTCCGGGGACCAAGTATAAGAAAATCGGCTCGGTGGCCCGGGAGGTCATCTTGAAGAAGGTCGACCAGAAGGGAGACTGGGTCAAGGTGTCCCATCCGCAGCTGACCGGCTGGATACATAAAAAACTCATCTGGCCCTGA
- a CDS encoding acetyl-CoA carboxylase biotin carboxylase subunit, with the protein MKTKILVANRGEIAIRTIRAIQELNYDAVAIYETPDRDSRHIRIANEAVWIGDGPRSDYLDIDKVINAAIRTGAVAIHPGYGFLAENPDFARACEDAGIIFIGPPSDVIEKLGNKVMARSIMAEAGIPMVPGTDILPPGEEGLQVALEFGRKYGYPIMLKATAGGGGRGIRRVENETELREQYEIARSEAKAAFNDDSVYLEKVVVQPKHVEVQIIADRDGKTVHLGTRDCSIQRRNQKLVEIAPAFHLTDDQAEDICQTAVKAAKAANYFNAGTVEFLLDRDGKFYFMEINTRLQVEHTVTEMITGIDIVRTQIKLAMGKKLLFDQDDVMLRGHAIEMRINAEDPRNDFMPEGGKTVTVYRSPGGYGVRLDGFCYQGFTIPEVYDSLLVKLTVFGWSWNETVDRLKRCLTNFVIAGPKTTIPFYLNLVNDPDFRAGNFDTSYLDTHQHLFEYEEQKSEVNKLAALIAEIHHKKQNTFAA; encoded by the coding sequence TTGAAGACAAAAATTCTTGTTGCCAATCGTGGTGAGATCGCTATCCGGACTATCCGGGCCATCCAGGAACTGAACTATGATGCTGTTGCCATCTACGAAACCCCTGACCGTGACTCCCGGCATATCCGTATTGCCAACGAGGCGGTCTGGATCGGTGATGGACCACGCAGCGATTATCTCGACATTGACAAGGTGATCAACGCCGCCATCCGCACCGGTGCTGTTGCCATCCATCCGGGATACGGTTTTCTCGCAGAAAATCCCGATTTCGCCAGGGCCTGCGAGGATGCAGGGATCATCTTCATCGGTCCGCCATCGGATGTGATTGAAAAGCTGGGTAACAAGGTCATGGCCCGCTCCATCATGGCCGAGGCCGGCATCCCCATGGTCCCGGGAACCGATATCCTGCCGCCAGGCGAAGAAGGGTTGCAGGTAGCCCTTGAGTTCGGCCGGAAATACGGCTACCCGATAATGCTTAAGGCCACTGCCGGCGGTGGCGGCCGCGGCATCCGCAGGGTGGAAAACGAGACCGAACTGCGTGAGCAGTACGAAATCGCCCGCTCCGAGGCCAAGGCAGCCTTCAACGACGACTCCGTCTACCTGGAAAAGGTGGTGGTCCAGCCCAAGCACGTGGAGGTCCAGATCATCGCCGACCGCGATGGCAAGACCGTCCACCTGGGTACCCGGGACTGCTCCATCCAGCGCCGGAACCAGAAACTGGTCGAGATCGCCCCGGCTTTCCACCTGACCGACGACCAGGCCGAAGATATCTGCCAGACCGCGGTCAAGGCTGCCAAGGCAGCCAACTACTTCAACGCAGGGACAGTGGAATTTCTGCTTGACCGAGACGGCAAGTTCTACTTCATGGAGATTAACACCCGGCTGCAGGTGGAGCACACGGTCACCGAGATGATCACCGGCATCGACATCGTCCGGACTCAGATAAAGCTGGCCATGGGCAAGAAACTGCTCTTTGACCAGGATGACGTCATGCTCCGCGGCCATGCCATCGAGATGCGCATCAATGCCGAAGACCCGCGCAACGACTTCATGCCCGAGGGCGGCAAGACCGTCACGGTTTACCGTTCTCCCGGTGGCTACGGCGTCCGCCTGGACGGCTTCTGCTACCAGGGATTCACCATCCCTGAAGTGTACGACTCTCTGCTGGTCAAGCTGACCGTCTTTGGCTGGTCGTGGAACGAGACCGTGGACCGGCTCAAGCGATGCCTGACCAACTTTGTCATTGCCGGCCCCAAGACCACGATCCCGTTCTACCTGAACCTGGTCAATGACCCTGACTTTCGGGCCGGAAACTTTGACACCTCTTATCTCGACACCCACCAGCACCTGTTCGAATACGAGGAACAGAAAAGCGAGGTCAACAAGCTTGCCGCACTGATTGCGGAAATCCACCATAAGAAACAGAACACCTTTGCAGCCTGA
- a CDS encoding cell envelope integrity protein TolA: MDGASYSDMEFHHRARGDDRSWLWAINLAVGLHIVIFGLGMLVPSMLDRRPLLDEVVTVDLVSLPEPAQPSAPAPPAPARSTAAPEVNRQKTAPETPQVSVAPAPEPETRVAPAAPVSLKPLKRKIRRARDTRLAEEKERQARERRQRELARQRALAQAREEQRRADELARQAREELAAVIRESTALESRPAAPVARATGNRQLTSLVLKQYLSALYERVHSLWVLPAMRQWDSSLETVVVLTIRRDGSVIKSFVERKSKDPFFDQFVLKTIAQASPFPPFPRLLSENTIEIGLRFRPGELKVN, from the coding sequence TTGGACGGCGCATCCTACAGTGACATGGAGTTCCACCACCGCGCCAGGGGTGACGACCGCAGCTGGTTGTGGGCGATCAACCTGGCGGTGGGTTTGCACATTGTTATCTTCGGACTGGGCATGCTGGTGCCCTCGATGCTGGACCGTCGGCCCCTGCTCGACGAGGTGGTGACCGTGGACCTGGTTTCTCTGCCCGAGCCGGCACAACCATCTGCACCGGCGCCACCGGCCCCGGCCAGAAGTACGGCGGCGCCAGAGGTCAATCGGCAGAAAACGGCCCCGGAAACACCCCAGGTATCGGTGGCCCCGGCTCCTGAACCGGAGACCCGGGTCGCGCCGGCGGCTCCGGTGTCCCTGAAACCGCTCAAACGCAAGATCAGAAGGGCCCGCGACACCCGGCTGGCCGAGGAAAAGGAGCGTCAGGCCCGGGAGAGACGCCAGCGGGAACTGGCCCGCCAGCGTGCCTTGGCCCAGGCCCGAGAGGAACAGCGCCGTGCCGACGAACTGGCCCGCCAGGCCAGGGAGGAACTGGCGGCCGTGATCCGGGAGTCCACCGCCCTGGAATCCAGGCCTGCGGCTCCGGTCGCCAGGGCCACGGGGAACAGGCAGCTTACATCGCTGGTGCTCAAGCAGTATCTTTCCGCCCTGTATGAACGGGTACACAGCCTCTGGGTCCTGCCAGCCATGCGCCAGTGGGACAGCAGTCTCGAGACCGTGGTGGTGCTGACCATCCGGCGGGACGGTTCTGTTATCAAATCCTTTGTCGAGCGGAAATCAAAGGATCCCTTTTTCGATCAGTTTGTACTTAAAACCATAGCGCAGGCGTCTCCGTTTCCTCCGTTTCCCAGGCTTCTGAGTGAGAATACCATCGAGATCGGGCTCAGGTTCAGACCGGGTGAACTGAAGGTGAACTGA
- the tolB gene encoding Tol-Pal system beta propeller repeat protein TolB, producing MIHTAAGLWLLLLLVLAGPVRAERIYLDITASDLRKVVVAIPAFVRLDREGVVEQRGREMADLLSRGLEFHGFVKVLDPDRYDERQDADWKDLGVDYVIAGRYEPSGEGLLVEARLLDVAENKMLTGRRYRGAAAQQDDMVLRLCDALVEEFTGEPGISRTSIAFVSDATGRKEVYVADVLGRKIRQITRHRHLTVSPRFSPDGRYLAYTSYHRGNQNLYITDLRQDKVTRAISRRKGMNLAPAFAPDGRTMVVTLSKDGSPDLYLMTVQGKILKRLTARTGINVSPSFSPDGRHLAFVSDRSGRPQIYIMDIKTRRTRRLTFDGVENSEPAWSPKGDLIAYTSIKDGRYHIFTISPEGSEPPTQVTSGPGDFESPSWSPDGKQIAFSRKLDGRSRIWAVFKNGQGMRPLFELKGNQSYPQWSSRPK from the coding sequence ATGATACATACTGCAGCCGGCCTGTGGCTTCTTCTGCTCCTGGTGCTGGCAGGACCGGTCAGGGCGGAACGCATCTATCTCGACATCACCGCCTCGGACCTGCGCAAGGTGGTGGTCGCCATCCCGGCCTTTGTCCGTCTCGACCGGGAAGGGGTGGTGGAACAAAGGGGTCGCGAGATGGCGGATCTGCTGTCCCGGGGGCTGGAATTCCACGGTTTTGTCAAGGTTCTGGATCCGGACCGCTACGACGAGCGCCAGGATGCGGACTGGAAAGATCTCGGAGTGGATTATGTGATCGCCGGGCGTTATGAACCCAGTGGCGAGGGACTGCTTGTCGAAGCAAGGCTTCTTGACGTAGCGGAAAACAAGATGCTCACCGGTCGCCGGTATCGGGGCGCTGCGGCCCAGCAGGATGACATGGTGCTGCGGCTCTGCGACGCCCTGGTGGAGGAGTTCACCGGCGAACCCGGCATCAGCCGGACCTCCATTGCCTTTGTCTCCGACGCCACCGGGCGCAAGGAAGTTTACGTGGCCGATGTCCTGGGACGAAAGATACGGCAGATCACCCGCCACCGGCACCTGACGGTCTCGCCCCGTTTTTCTCCCGACGGCCGCTATCTGGCCTACACTTCCTACCACCGCGGTAACCAGAATCTCTATATCACCGACCTGCGCCAGGACAAGGTCACCCGGGCCATTTCCCGACGCAAGGGTATGAACCTGGCACCGGCGTTTGCGCCGGACGGCAGAACCATGGTGGTGACTCTGAGCAAGGATGGTAGTCCGGACCTGTACCTGATGACCGTTCAGGGCAAGATACTCAAGCGGCTCACCGCCCGGACCGGGATCAATGTCTCGCCATCCTTCTCGCCCGACGGGCGGCATCTGGCCTTTGTTTCGGACCGCAGCGGCCGGCCGCAGATCTACATCATGGACATTAAAACCAGGCGGACCAGGCGGCTCACCTTCGACGGGGTTGAAAACAGCGAACCGGCCTGGTCACCCAAGGGTGATCTGATTGCCTATACCTCCATCAAGGATGGTCGGTACCATATCTTTACCATCTCGCCCGAGGGCAGCGAGCCTCCGACCCAGGTCACGTCCGGTCCAGGAGATTTCGAATCGCCCTCCTGGTCGCCGGATGGCAAGCAGATCGCCTTTTCCCGCAAACTGGACGGGCGGTCGCGGATATGGGCCGTGTTCAAGAACGGCCAGGGAATGCGGCCGTTGTTTGAGCTCAAAGGCAACCAGTCCTATCCCCAGTGGTCCAGTCGTCCCAAATGA
- the tolR gene encoding protein TolR: MAEINVTPLVDVMLVLLIIFMVTAPMMTQGIEVDLPQTTNKSLRQEEEPLLVSINSKGEIFLGKVKVTAALLRQQLGAMPPEARKRPIYLRADRQVPYGQVVAIMDDIKQAGFTRLGMVTQPAIRKQ; this comes from the coding sequence ATGGCTGAAATCAACGTGACGCCGCTGGTCGACGTCATGCTGGTGCTGCTCATCATCTTCATGGTGACCGCACCCATGATGACCCAGGGTATCGAGGTTGACCTGCCTCAGACAACCAACAAATCCCTGCGCCAGGAGGAGGAACCCCTGCTGGTCTCCATCAACAGCAAGGGAGAGATCTTTCTTGGCAAGGTCAAGGTGACCGCGGCCCTGCTGCGTCAGCAGCTTGGCGCCATGCCTCCTGAAGCACGCAAGCGGCCTATCTATCTCCGGGCCGACCGGCAGGTTCCCTACGGACAGGTGGTTGCCATCATGGATGACATAAAGCAGGCGGGATTCACCCGGCTCGGTATGGTAACGCAACCGGCAATCAGGAAGCAGTAG
- a CDS encoding TlyA family RNA methyltransferase — MVQKTDRSLAGKIRFDELLVARGLATDLDEARRLIGAGQVVIRDGRSGLKAGSMVPQNLGLGLRERRRFVSRGGEKLESGLEGLGVDVRSLVCADIGCSTGGFTDCLLQRGAARVYAVDVGYGVLDWKLRQDPRVVVLERTNARFLSRQQIPEPLDFAVLDASFISLELLLEPLGNLFGEVVRIMALVKPQFELPRDQVASGGVIRDPALHRQALDKVLHCGQRLGLSCQGIVASAITGARGNQEFLMYLTSERSSADDVSSG, encoded by the coding sequence ATGGTACAAAAGACAGACCGCTCTTTGGCCGGAAAAATACGCTTTGATGAACTCCTGGTTGCGCGGGGCCTGGCCACGGACCTGGACGAGGCCCGGCGACTGATCGGAGCGGGACAGGTGGTGATACGGGACGGGAGGTCTGGTCTCAAGGCCGGAAGCATGGTGCCCCAGAATCTCGGGCTGGGCCTCAGGGAACGCCGCCGTTTTGTCAGCCGTGGCGGGGAAAAGCTGGAAAGCGGTCTGGAGGGACTCGGGGTGGATGTGCGCTCTCTTGTCTGTGCCGATATCGGCTGTTCCACCGGTGGGTTTACCGACTGTCTTCTGCAGCGTGGCGCGGCCAGGGTGTATGCCGTTGATGTGGGTTACGGGGTGCTTGACTGGAAGTTGCGCCAGGATCCCCGGGTGGTGGTCCTGGAACGCACCAACGCCCGGTTTCTCAGCCGGCAGCAGATTCCAGAGCCGCTGGATTTTGCGGTCCTCGATGCGTCGTTTATCTCCCTGGAGCTGCTGCTGGAGCCACTTGGCAATCTTTTCGGGGAAGTGGTGCGGATCATGGCCCTGGTCAAGCCGCAGTTCGAGCTGCCCCGCGACCAGGTGGCCAGCGGTGGGGTAATCCGTGACCCGGCGCTGCACAGGCAGGCCCTGGATAAGGTCCTGCACTGTGGTCAAAGGCTGGGGCTGTCCTGTCAGGGCATTGTCGCCTCGGCGATCACCGGGGCCAGGGGCAACCAGGAATTTCTGATGTACCTGACTTCGGAACGGAGTTCAGCGGACGACGTTTCCTCCGGCTGA